The Comamonas testosteroni genome contains the following window.
TTGCCAATGAAGTGCACGAAGCAAAATCCTCGCAGCATGCATCCCAACTGCTGCACAAGGCATGCCTGCGTGAGCAAACGGCAGGTAGCCCGCTGGTGCTGCATTCGGACAATGGCTCGGTAATGAAGGGCGGCAATGCAGACCCTGGGCGTGGTGCCGTCATACAGCCGGCCTCGGGCCAGCAACGACAACGCCTACGCCGAGGCCTTGTTCCGCACGGCCAGATACTGTCCGCTGTGGATCGCCCGCCCGTTCGGCAACGTGCAGCAGGCCAGGCAACGGGTGCTGCGCTTTGTAGCTTGGTACAACGAAGAGCATCGCCACAGCGCGCTGAAGTATGTAAGGCCAGGCCAGCGTCACAGAAGGCAGTACCGGCGGTTGCTGCAGCAACGCATGCAGCTGTACGCGCAGGCCAGAAAGCACAACCCGCAGCGCCGGAGCGCGGGGCCGCTCAACTGGCATCGGCCGGATGAGGTGTGCCTCAATCCGGAGCGTGCGCAAAACGAGATGAGCAGGCGAGTGGCCTGACTACTGACGCGACAACTACCTTGGCACACGCCGCATTTCAATAGCAAGCTATCTAATGAATTCCGTGTTTTCGACGATTCATCTTTGTCAGCTCAATCGAGGCGAAATAGGCTCAAATAGGGTGATCTGAAAAGTCAACCTGAATCGGTGCGGGACGATTCCTATTTTTCAGAATTCAGGTGCGGGTCGCCGACAAGAGTCTGAGTTCGGGGGGACATGCCGCTGCGGCGTCGGCATGCCGGTGAAAAGCTTGAAATGACGGCCGGCCTGAGGATGGCCGGCCGCCTCTTTTACTGCCGCGCCGAGCGCACGTTGGCCGGCAAGGCGCCCGGGTGGCTGGTGCGGAAGGGGTTGATGTCCAGGCCGCCGCGGCGCGTATAGCGGGCGTAGACGGCCAGCTTGATGGGTTTGCAGCGGGTCCAGATGTCCATGAAGATGCGTTCCACGCATTGCTCATGGAATTCGTTGTGGTTGCGAAAGCTCACCAGGTACTGCAGCAGACCTTCCTGCTCGATCTGCGCACCGCTGTATTGAATCTGCACACTGCCCCAGTCGGGCTGGCCGGTGACCAGGCAGTTGCTCTTGAGCAGGTTGCTGACCAGGGTTTCGCTGACGGGGGCTTCGTCATGGTTGGCGCGCAGCAGCTCGGGAGCCGGCGTGTACTGGGTGCACTCCACATCGAGGCGGTCCAGCAGCAGACCGTCGAGCTCGTGCACTTGCTGGGCATCGAACTGCTGCGCTTCCAGCAGTCGCACGCCCACGCTGCCCTGGGTCTCGCTGCCGCGCCAGGTGGCTTCGGACAGATCGGTGCGCAGGCGCGCCAGCACCTCGCTGGCGTCGGCAAAACGGGTGTTGTTGAAGCTGTTCAGATACAGCTTGAAGGACTTGCTCTCGATCAGGTTGGGCGTTTCGCAAGGGATGGTGAAATGCGCCAGCGCCACCTGGGGCTTGCCGCGCAGGTTGAGCCACGAAACTTCGAATGCCGTCCACAGATCGGCACCAAAGAAAGGCGGGTTGATGGCGGCGCCGATTTCCTCGCGCTTGGCGAGGCGTGGCAGGGGAAAGAGCAGGGATGCGTCGTACTGGTCCACATAGGCCGAGCTTTTGCCCAGCTGCGATTGTTCAGGGGTGTGCATGATTCAAAAACAAAATGGCCAGCAGTAGAAAAGATAGCTGCTGGCGCTTTATGGGTAAGGGTTGGAGCCTGTTTTTACTTGAACTCTCGTTCGCGCAGCCACTTGGTGGCAATCCATTTTTCGCCCTCCAGCACGGGAGCGCCGCCGTGCAGGGTCTTGGTGGCCGGGTCGGGCCGGTTATAGCTGAAGAATACGGCATTGCCACGACGCGGAACGACCTGCAGCCCTACATCGGGAAAGGTGGTTGCGCCGCCGCGCGCGGGCTCGTTGAGATACACGACCAGGGTCCCCACGCGCTGGCCACCACGCTTGAGTATGGTCGGCGTGCCGGGCTCGTTGGGCGCAAAGTAGTCGTAATGCGGCTTGTATTCGGCGCCTGGTCGGTAGTGCAGCACCTGCATGCCTTCGCCGTTTTCCAGCGGCCAGTTCAGCAGTCGGGCAATGCGCTGCTCCACACGGCTGATGAGGTCGTTCTCACCGCGCTGGAAGAACATGCCATTGCTGGTGCGGTCGTCATTGACGGCCTCGCCGCCGCTCTGGTTGTCCACGGTCAGCGAGCGCTGCATGCGCGGGCGCGCTGCTGCGATGATGGCATCGCATTCCTCGTTGGAGAGCAGGTTGCCGAACACCACCACTCGCGGGTGGCGCACGCTCATCAGCACATGGACATCGCGATCGCCGGCATGGACGCAGCAGGGATCGGTCAGCAGATCGGGCTCGGGAACGCCCGACTCATGGACCTGCACTGCCACTTCGGCTTCGGGCCTGGCTGCTGCGAAAGGCAAGGGCAGTTCACCCTCTTCGGGCAGGGCCAGCGCGCGGCGCGCCAGATGCTCGGCCCAGCCTGCCTTGCGCATGGATTGCAGCAGCGATGGCAGTGGCACGCCAGAGGCCCTTTGTGTTCGCACCCATTGCATCAGCTCGGGTGTCAGGCCGGGAGGTGTGACGAACTCGTCTTGGGTGGAGGTGCTCATGTCGACAATGCTAGTGTGCACTGATGCCGATTTCAATGCGCAGCGTCAGTCTTGCTGCTTGCGGCGGAACACCAGCTTGCCGGGCGTGCTGGCCTGCTCGGCCAGTGCATAGCCTTCCAGGTCGAACTTGCGCAGGTCGGCCACCTTCCTGGCCTTGTGTTGCACGGCCCAGCGCACCATCAGCCCGCGCGCGCGCTTGGCATGGAAGCTGATGATCTTGTATTTGCCGCCCTTGAAGTCCTCGAAAACGCATTCGACCACGGGGACCTTGAGCGCCTTGAGATCCACGGCCTTGAAGTATTCCTGCGATGCCAGGTTGACGACAATGCGCTCGGTCTGGGCATCACCGTGCTCGGCTTGCGCACCACTGCGCTCGTTCAGATAGTCGGCAATCTGGGTTCCCCAGAACTGATAGAGGTTGCTGCCCTTGGCGTTTTCCAGCCGGGTGCCCATCTCCAGGCGATAGGGCTGCAGCAGGTCCAGCGGGCGCAGCACGCCGTAGAGGCCGCTCAGAATCACGACATGCTCCTGGGCCCAGTCCAGCTCCTTGGGCTTGAGGCTGGCGGCATTCAGACCCTCATAGACATCGCCATTGAAGGCCAGCACCGCCTGGCGTGAGTTCTTGGCGGTGAACCTGGCACTGAACGCTTCGTAGCGGCCCACATTGAGTACGGCCAGCTTGTCGCTGATGCTCATGAGCTCCGAAATCTGCTGGGGCGATTTCTCGCGCAGCACTTCAATCAGTTCCAGGGGCTGCTTTTTGAAAACCGGCAGCGTGTGCGGCAGTTCGGCGGAAATAGGGCTTTCATAGTCCAGCGATTTGGCTGGAGAGATCAGAAACAACATGGCTTGACGTTCACTCAATCAAAGAAAGGGCGCATGAAAAAGGGCCAAGGCCCCATCCACCGAAGTGGACAGTCCCCTTGGCCCTGTGATGCCGGAAGGCAGTCTGCTTAGGCGTTGACGCCTGCAGCCTGTTCTTCCTTCTCGAATGGCAGCTGCATCAGGCTCAGATCCTTGCGGGTCTCGACCAGAATCAGCGGGCCTTCGTCGAGCACCACCACGGGTGGGCGCTCGCGCGGAATGCGCACGGGCTTGGGCTCGGCGGCAATCGCAGCCTGGACGGCGGCGATCTTTTCGGCATCGGAGTTGATCCATTCCAGGCCCGATGCGGCTGCCAGGGCTTGGAGTTCGGCAATCGGCAGCGCATAGCTCTGAGCCTTGGGCGTTGCGACTGCCGGGGCAGGAGTCACGGTTTCAGCCACAAGCTCCACGGCGGCAGCTTGAGGCTCTGCGGCAGCAGCAGGCTCTGCCTGCACGGGCTGAGAGAGTTCTGCAACAGGCGCGACAGCTGCTGCCACGGCTTCTGCAATCACGGGCGCCTGCACTTCTGCAGCAACAGGTGCCTGTTCTGCTTGAGCCTGAGGTGCAACAGCATCAAAGTAGCTGCGGCGTGCCGGCTGCTCGCCAGCGTCGGTGGCAGGCGCTTCGACCGGAGCCTGGGCTTCGGCAGTCTGCTCTGCAGCCTGGCCTTCTGCCTGGGCATCGCGCGGTGCACGGTCACGGCGGTCACGACCATAGCGGTCACGCGAACGGCGCTGACGGGGCTCGCGAGCCTCGCCGCCTTGTGTGCCATCCTGCGCCTGAGCGTCAGAACCTTCGACCTGGGCGGTGTTCAGCGCCGCTTCGTCGACCACGGCCTGCATGGCGGGCTGGGCGTCGGCGTTGCGATTCTGGCGCTCGCGGCGGCCTTCACCGCGTTCGCCGCGCTCATTGCGTTCCGCACGGTCACCACGTTCCTGGCGGTTGCGCTCGGGCTTGGGAGCTGCGTTGAACTCTTCGCCGTTCAGAGCGGCTTCTGCCACCTGGGGCTGGCGGTCGTCGCGGCGCTCGTTGCGTTCGCCACCGCGGCGGTTGCCGCGCTCGGGGCGGTCCTGACGCTGTTGCTGCTGCTCGGGACGCTCGTTGCGTTGCTGCTCATCACGGCCCTGGGCATTGCGGCGGTTGTTGCGGTCTCCGCGTTCGCTGCCATTGCGCTCTGCGCTGTTGCGGTCGCTGCGCTCGTTGCGGTCACCTCCACGGCGATTGCGATCGCCGCCACGGCCTTCGCCTCGGCGGCCGTCGCGGCTGCCTTCACGGGCGGCAGGAGCGGGAGCCTCGACCACGGCAGCGGGCGCTGCCACGGGGGCGGGTGTGCCGAAGCCGAACAGATTCTTGAGCCAGGCAAAGAAGCCTTGCTCGCGCACCACCGGGCGGGCCGCAGCGGGAGCGGGCGTCGCAGCGGCAGCGCGAGGCTGGCGGGGTGGACGAGGCTCTGCAATCGGTGCGGGAGCATCGGGCAGGACCCCCTTGATGACGGGAGTCTGCTTGTTGGTGGGCTCCTGCGAGCGGCGGGTGACGGTGGTCACCTCTTCGGGCTCGTCGGCCAGCTTGTAGCTGGCTTCCATGGATTCCAGGCGCGAGTCGTCGTGCTTGAGGCGTTCGAGCTTGTAGTGCGGCGTGTCCATGGACTTGTTGGGCACCATGATCACGTTGACGCGCTGCTTGAGCTCGATCTTGGTGATTTCGCTGCGCTTCTCGTTGAGCAGGAAGGAGGCCACTTCCACGGGCACCTGGCAGTGCACGGCGGCCGTGTTGTCCTTCATGGACTCTTCCTGGATGATGCGCAGAATCTGCAGCGCCGAGCTTTCCGTGTCGCGGATGTGGCCGGAGCCGCCGCAGCGCGGGCAGTTGATGTGGGCGCCCTCGGACAAGGCGGGCTTGAGGCGCTGGCGGCTCATTTCCATCAGGCCGAACTTGCTGATGGTGCCGAACTGCACGCGGGCGCGGTCCTGGCGCAGGGCATCGCGCAGGCGGTTTTCCACTTCGCGGCGGTTCTTGGCCTCTTCCATGTCGATGAAGTCGATCACGATCAGGCCGCCCAGGTCGCGCAGGCGCATCTGGCGTGCCACTTCGTCGGCTGCCTCGAGGTTGGTGCGGGTCGCGGTTTCCTCGATATCGCCGCCCTTGATGGCGCGAGCCGAGTTCACATCCACGGAGACAAGGGCTTCGGTGTGATCGATCACGATGGCGCCGCCCGAGGGCAGGGTCACGGTGCGCGAGTAGGCGGACTCGATCTGGTGCTCGATCTGGAAGCGCGAGAACAGGGGGGCGTCGTCGCGGTAGCGCTTGACGCGGGCAGCGTGCTCGGGCATCACATGTGCCATGAACTGCTGGGCCTGTTCGTAGATGTCATCGGTGTCGATCAGGATATCGCCGATGTCATTGTTGAAATAGTCGCGGATGGCGCGGATCACCAGGCTGGATTCCTGATAGATCAGGAAGGCGCCCTTGGAGGCCTTGGCGGCGCCGTCGATGGCGCTCCACAGCTTGAGCAGGTAGTTCAGGTCCCACTGCAGCTCGGGAGCCGAGCGGCCGATACCGGCAGTGCGTGCAATGATGGACATGCCCTTGGGGTACTCGAGCTGATCCATGGCCTCCTTGAGCTCGGCGCGGTCCTCGCCCTCGATGCGGCGCGAGACGCCACCGCCACGGGGGTTGTTGGGCATCAGCACCACATAGCGGCCGGCCAGAGAGATGAAGGTGGTCAGGGCTGCACCCTTGTTGCCGCGCTCTTCCTTCTCGACCTGGACGATCAGTTCCTGACCTTCGCGGATCACGTCGTTGATGCGGGCCTGGCTGGGCGAGACGCCTTCGGCAAAGTATTGCTTGGAGATTTCCTTGAAGGGCAGAAAGCCGTGGCGGTCTTCGCCATAGTCCACAAAGCAGGCTTCGAGAGACGGCTCGACGCGGGTCACGACGGCCTTGTAGATATTGCCCTTGCGTTGTTCGCGACCTTCGATTTCGATCTCGTAGTCCAGCAGCTTCTGGCCGTCCACAATGGCCAGGCGGCGTTCTTCAGACTGCGTCGCGTTAATCAGCATCCGTTTCATGATGCACTTCCTTTATTCGTTTTATGGGGCACGTTGGTCACAGACCAACGCACCTTTGACTGGTAATCAAAGACAGGCTCAACAGGAGCCGTGATGCCAGACGAACGAGTTGAAACGGATGAGGAATCTGGGGCGGTACAGGACGGCGCTACTGGCCTGATCTCAAGTCAGTAGCGGAGGTACAGGCCGGGGGACGAGCGGGAGAGGACGCGCATGCAGACGGGGTACAAAAGAAGCCGACGCGCGTGCTAGGGAGGTGGGTGGTTTCTTCGAGACACGACTCGTCCCGGGGGCCGGCCGTGCCTTGCCCCAGAGGTTGATCAGCAATGTCCAAAAGATCCACATGCTCGTTGAGAGAACCGGCAGTTGCAGGCTGCTTTTGCCTGGACAACTACACGGTATGAGATTCCGTATCAGTGTTTCAATTCGTCAGCCTTTGCCAGGCTTTCACAGGCTGCTGCAGCTCATCTTGACTGCAATTTGCGTGTGCAAAACTGGCGGGCATCGACCTGCCTGTGCGGTGGGAAATGATTGTTTGGACTAAACTCCATGCGAATCAATCACTTACAACTAAGCTCGGCACAGGTGAAACACATTATAGAGGGCAAACCGGCACAGGACCGGTCCCAGAATACGGCCACGGCCTCGGTACGGCTGATCGAGGTCGATGAAGACTCCGCCGGACAGCGACTCGACAACTTTCTCATGCGCCACCTCAAGGGGGTGCCCAAGACCCATGTCTACCGCATCATCCGCAGTGGTGAAGTACGGATCAACAAGGGACGCGTGAGTGCCGAGACCCGGGTTCAGCCTGGCGATGTGGTGCGTCTTCCTCCGGTCCGGATCTCCGACAAGGTGGCTGAAAAAGCAGAACGCCCGGCGCCGGCTAAGGACTTTCCCGCCCTGTTGGATGACGAACACATGCTTGCGTTGTCCAAGCCTGCCGGCGTGGCCGTGCATGGAGGCTCGGGCGTGAGCTTTGGCGTCATCGAGCAACTGCGCCAGGCGCGTCCCGATGCCAAGTTCCTCGAGCTGGTGCACCGGCTGGATCGCGAAACCTCG
Protein-coding sequences here:
- a CDS encoding integrase core domain-containing protein — translated: MQTLGVVPSYSRPRASNDNAYAEALFRTARYCPLWIARPFGNVQQARQRVLRFVAWYNEEHRHSALKYVRPGQRHRRQYRRLLQQRMQLYAQARKHNPQRRSAGPLNWHRPDEVCLNPERAQNEMSRRVA
- a CDS encoding 2OG-Fe(II) oxygenase — encoded protein: MSTSTQDEFVTPPGLTPELMQWVRTQRASGVPLPSLLQSMRKAGWAEHLARRALALPEEGELPLPFAAARPEAEVAVQVHESGVPEPDLLTDPCCVHAGDRDVHVLMSVRHPRVVVFGNLLSNEECDAIIAAARPRMQRSLTVDNQSGGEAVNDDRTSNGMFFQRGENDLISRVEQRIARLLNWPLENGEGMQVLHYRPGAEYKPHYDYFAPNEPGTPTILKRGGQRVGTLVVYLNEPARGGATTFPDVGLQVVPRRGNAVFFSYNRPDPATKTLHGGAPVLEGEKWIATKWLREREFK
- the queF gene encoding NADPH-dependent 7-cyano-7-deazaguanine reductase QueF (Catalyzes the NADPH-dependent reduction of 7-cyano-7-deazaguanine (preQ0) to 7-aminomethyl-7-deazaguanine (preQ1) in queuosine biosynthesis), which codes for MHTPEQSQLGKSSAYVDQYDASLLFPLPRLAKREEIGAAINPPFFGADLWTAFEVSWLNLRGKPQVALAHFTIPCETPNLIESKSFKLYLNSFNNTRFADASEVLARLRTDLSEATWRGSETQGSVGVRLLEAQQFDAQQVHELDGLLLDRLDVECTQYTPAPELLRANHDEAPVSETLVSNLLKSNCLVTGQPDWGSVQIQYSGAQIEQEGLLQYLVSFRNHNEFHEQCVERIFMDIWTRCKPIKLAVYARYTRRGGLDINPFRTSHPGALPANVRSARQ
- a CDS encoding Rne/Rng family ribonuclease; this translates as MKRMLINATQSEERRLAIVDGQKLLDYEIEIEGREQRKGNIYKAVVTRVEPSLEACFVDYGEDRHGFLPFKEISKQYFAEGVSPSQARINDVIREGQELIVQVEKEERGNKGAALTTFISLAGRYVVLMPNNPRGGGVSRRIEGEDRAELKEAMDQLEYPKGMSIIARTAGIGRSAPELQWDLNYLLKLWSAIDGAAKASKGAFLIYQESSLVIRAIRDYFNNDIGDILIDTDDIYEQAQQFMAHVMPEHAARVKRYRDDAPLFSRFQIEHQIESAYSRTVTLPSGGAIVIDHTEALVSVDVNSARAIKGGDIEETATRTNLEAADEVARQMRLRDLGGLIVIDFIDMEEAKNRREVENRLRDALRQDRARVQFGTISKFGLMEMSRQRLKPALSEGAHINCPRCGGSGHIRDTESSALQILRIIQEESMKDNTAAVHCQVPVEVASFLLNEKRSEITKIELKQRVNVIMVPNKSMDTPHYKLERLKHDDSRLESMEASYKLADEPEEVTTVTRRSQEPTNKQTPVIKGVLPDAPAPIAEPRPPRQPRAAAATPAPAAARPVVREQGFFAWLKNLFGFGTPAPVAAPAAVVEAPAPAAREGSRDGRRGEGRGGDRNRRGGDRNERSDRNSAERNGSERGDRNNRRNAQGRDEQQRNERPEQQQQRQDRPERGNRRGGERNERRDDRQPQVAEAALNGEEFNAAPKPERNRQERGDRAERNERGERGEGRRERQNRNADAQPAMQAVVDEAALNTAQVEGSDAQAQDGTQGGEAREPRQRRSRDRYGRDRRDRAPRDAQAEGQAAEQTAEAQAPVEAPATDAGEQPARRSYFDAVAPQAQAEQAPVAAEVQAPVIAEAVAAAVAPVAELSQPVQAEPAAAAEPQAAAVELVAETVTPAPAVATPKAQSYALPIAELQALAAASGLEWINSDAEKIAAVQAAIAAEPKPVRIPRERPPVVVLDEGPLILVETRKDLSLMQLPFEKEEQAAGVNA
- the yaaA gene encoding peroxide stress protein YaaA; protein product: MLFLISPAKSLDYESPISAELPHTLPVFKKQPLELIEVLREKSPQQISELMSISDKLAVLNVGRYEAFSARFTAKNSRQAVLAFNGDVYEGLNAASLKPKELDWAQEHVVILSGLYGVLRPLDLLQPYRLEMGTRLENAKGSNLYQFWGTQIADYLNERSGAQAEHGDAQTERIVVNLASQEYFKAVDLKALKVPVVECVFEDFKGGKYKIISFHAKRARGLMVRWAVQHKARKVADLRKFDLEGYALAEQASTPGKLVFRRKQQD